A part of Chanodichthys erythropterus isolate Z2021 chromosome 4, ASM2448905v1, whole genome shotgun sequence genomic DNA contains:
- the LOC137018876 gene encoding trans-L-3-hydroxyproline dehydratase isoform X2, which translates to MDFPKLPPHSGSVLSVVDMHTGGEPLRIILSGYPEVKGDTVLAKRRYVREHLDHLRKVLMFEPRGHYDMYGALLVRSELAEADLGVLFMHNEGYSTMCGHAVIALGRFAVDYGLIKAPTSPETQINIHCPCGLVKAFTQYSDGKTGAVRFLSVPAFAFATDVSVSVPGYGSITVDISYGGALYAFVSAEKFGLDVSKSKTRDLVDAATAVSDAVKSQVKLYHPVSEDLAFLYGTILTDGKDAYSEEPTANVCVFADAQVDRSPTGSGVTARIALQYHKGLIGLNQTRSFQSGATGSVFTGTAKETMCGDFRAVVVEVKGHAHYSGVASFTQESDDPLSRGFLLR; encoded by the exons ATGGATTTCCCAAAGCTGCCCCCTCACTCCGGGTCTGTTTTATCAGTAGTGGACATGCACACAGGTGGAGAACCACTGCGCATTATCCTGAGCGGGTATCCGGAGGTGAAGGGGGACACCGTCCTTGCCAAACGACGTTATGTGCGAGAGCATCTCGATCATCTTCGCAAGGTCTTAATGTTTGAGCCCCGTGGTCACTATGATATGTACGGAGCCCTTCTGGTCAGAAGTGAGTTAGCAGAGGCTGATCTCGGCGTCTTGTTCATGCACAACGAAGGGTATAGCACCATGTGCGGCCACGCTGTCATAGCGCTCGGGCGCTTTGCGGTGGATTATGGTTTGATTAAAGCACCCACGTCACCAGAGACGCAGATAAACATACACTGCCCATGCGGCTTAGTGAAGGCCTTTACACAATATTCCGATGGGAAAACTGGAGCTGTCAGATTCCTCAGTGTGCCAGCTTTTGCTTTCGCTACAG ATGTGAGTGTCTCTGTTCCAGGATATGGGTCCATCACTGTGGACATTAGTTATGGTGGAGCTCTTTATGCTTTTGTGAGTGCTGAGAAGTTTGGATTGGATGTCAGCAAGTCCAAAACTAGAGATTTGGTGGATGCAGCCACTGCTGTGAGCGATGCTGTCAAATCCCAG GTAAAGCTGTACCATCCAGTCAGTGAGGATCTGGCCTTCCTCTATGGGACAATCCTTACTGACGGCAAAGATGCTTATTCTGAAGAGCCCACagccaatgtgtgtgtgtttgctgacGCGCAG GTGGATAGAAGCCCCACGGGGTCTGGCGTTACTGCTCGTATAGCTCTTCAGTACCATAAAGGCCTGATCGGACTAAACCAGACCAGAAGCTTCCAGAGCGGAGCTACAGGATCAGTATTTACAGGAACAGCAAAAGAG ACCATGTGTGGGGACTTCAGGGCTGTGGTAGTGGAGGTCAAAGGTCATGCTCACTACAGCGGTGTGGCCAGCTTTACCCAGGAGAGCGACGACCCCCTCAGTAGAGGCTTCCTTCTGCGCTGA
- the LOC137018876 gene encoding trans-L-3-hydroxyproline dehydratase isoform X1, whose product MDFPKLPPHSGSVLSVVDMHTGGEPLRIILSGYPEVKGDTVLAKRRYVREHLDHLRKVLMFEPRGHYDMYGALLVRSELAEADLGVLFMHNEGYSTMCGHAVIALGRFAVDYGLIKAPTSPETQINIHCPCGLVKAFTQYSDGKTGAVRFLSVPAFAFATDVSVSVPGYGSITVDISYGGALYAFVSAEKFGLDVSKSKTRDLVDAATAVSDAVKSQVKLYHPVSEDLAFLYGTILTDGKDAYSEEPTANVCVFADAQVDRSPTGSGVTARIALQYHKGLIGLNQTRSFQSGATGSVFTGTAKEETMCGDFRAVVVEVKGHAHYSGVASFTQESDDPLSRGFLLR is encoded by the exons ATGGATTTCCCAAAGCTGCCCCCTCACTCCGGGTCTGTTTTATCAGTAGTGGACATGCACACAGGTGGAGAACCACTGCGCATTATCCTGAGCGGGTATCCGGAGGTGAAGGGGGACACCGTCCTTGCCAAACGACGTTATGTGCGAGAGCATCTCGATCATCTTCGCAAGGTCTTAATGTTTGAGCCCCGTGGTCACTATGATATGTACGGAGCCCTTCTGGTCAGAAGTGAGTTAGCAGAGGCTGATCTCGGCGTCTTGTTCATGCACAACGAAGGGTATAGCACCATGTGCGGCCACGCTGTCATAGCGCTCGGGCGCTTTGCGGTGGATTATGGTTTGATTAAAGCACCCACGTCACCAGAGACGCAGATAAACATACACTGCCCATGCGGCTTAGTGAAGGCCTTTACACAATATTCCGATGGGAAAACTGGAGCTGTCAGATTCCTCAGTGTGCCAGCTTTTGCTTTCGCTACAG ATGTGAGTGTCTCTGTTCCAGGATATGGGTCCATCACTGTGGACATTAGTTATGGTGGAGCTCTTTATGCTTTTGTGAGTGCTGAGAAGTTTGGATTGGATGTCAGCAAGTCCAAAACTAGAGATTTGGTGGATGCAGCCACTGCTGTGAGCGATGCTGTCAAATCCCAG GTAAAGCTGTACCATCCAGTCAGTGAGGATCTGGCCTTCCTCTATGGGACAATCCTTACTGACGGCAAAGATGCTTATTCTGAAGAGCCCACagccaatgtgtgtgtgtttgctgacGCGCAG GTGGATAGAAGCCCCACGGGGTCTGGCGTTACTGCTCGTATAGCTCTTCAGTACCATAAAGGCCTGATCGGACTAAACCAGACCAGAAGCTTCCAGAGCGGAGCTACAGGATCAGTATTTACAGGAACAGCAAAAGAG GAGACCATGTGTGGGGACTTCAGGGCTGTGGTAGTGGAGGTCAAAGGTCATGCTCACTACAGCGGTGTGGCCAGCTTTACCCAGGAGAGCGACGACCCCCTCAGTAGAGGCTTCCTTCTGCGCTGA